A region of the Arenibacter antarcticus genome:
AATCCACTATCGGTTAATGGATGCTTTAGCAAACCTTCTATAGAAGACAACGCACCGGTCATTACATCAGCACCAATTTTGGCACAATCTATTATATGCATTGTATGCCTAATAGAAGCTGCCAATATCTCAGTTTTAAAACCATAATTATCATAGATAAGTCTAATTTCAGAAATCAGATTCAGACCATCCGTAGAAATATCGTCTAACCTACCGATAAAAGGAGAAACATATGACGCTCCAGCTTTTGCTGCAAGCAAAGCCTGACCAGCAGAAAACACCAAAGTACAATTGGTCCTTATCCCCTTATCAGAAAAATATTTAATAGCTTTTATACCATCTTTAATCATGGGAATCTTAACCACGATCTGTTCGTGCAATTCCGCTAATTCTTCACCTTCCTTGATCATGGATTCTAGGTCGGTCGATATAACTTCTGCAGAAACATCTCCATCCACAATGTTACAGATATCTACATAGTGCTTTAATATATTATTCCTTCCAGTGATCCCCTCTTTTGCCATTAGTGATGGATTGGTAGTTACCCCATCCAATACCCCTAATTCTTGGGCTTCTTTTATTTGCGCTAAGTTTGCCGTGTCAATAAAAAACTTCATGTTATTCGATTTTTAAAAATTATTAATGCTAAGAACAGGTCCAATATAGACCCAACTATATAAAGGTTATGTAAAATTACAATTTATAATGGTTCAATAGGAGTTTCTCGTATACTTTGTCCGGTAATATCTTTTTGAGAATCAGGGATATTTTTTGCATAAACTCCCCTACCTTATAATGTACTTTAGGGTTTTTAGTATTGATTATCTTAAATACCATACGAGCAACAAGCATAGGATCTTTTCCGCTCTCCACATGTTCATCCATCATTTTCAAAGTATTGCCATAAGGTTCCCTGTAAGGCGACTTCTCCGAAACTGGTGCATGATATCTTCCTGCAGCAATGTTGGTTGCAAAATCTCCAGGAGCTAGATTCGTAAAATGTATCCCAAAATCCTTTGTTTCCATTCTTAACGCTTCTGTAACCAATTCTAGGGCTCCTTTGCTTGCCGAATAAATTCCTCTATAAGGCAACCCCATATAACCTGCAATGGAAGTGATATTGATAATCAGGCCCGATCCTTGTTTCCTCATATAGGGCAAAACTGCCTTGGAAACATGGAGTGGACCATTAAAATTTGTGTCGAATGCTTTTAGGATTTCTTCGTGTGGTGTTTCTTCTATTGGTCCCGTAATCCCAATTCCGGCATTATTAACCAACACATCTACCCTACCCTCCTTGGCTATAAGTTCTGTAACCGAACGCTTAACGCTGTCTGGATTTCTAACATCCAATTCCAAAAGATCAAATTCCTTAAAATTGGAATAATTGGTCAAATTCCTGGTAGTTCCATACACCTTATATCCCTTAGATTTTAAATAAATCCCAATAGATTTACCAATCCCCGATGAACCACCTGTCACCAGCACTACCTTTTGTTCCATGTAATTTGAATAAGACTGCAAATTAACAAATAAAAGAGGAATTAGATTGAGAAGTAGGCTTAAAAATATGGATAACTATCAATCCACATCATTCTCTTAAGCTAAATTTAGGGTAGAAAAAATGGCAAGCTACCTACATCGCACCGCTACAACCATATACCCTTGCTGCGTTCCCACCCTGGGGGATTCTACAGGAGCTGGTCGTGTAGGACTTGCCGATGCAAATATACAAACTTTTAATTTTTATGCAATCCTTTTCCCGTCTTAATTTTATTAAATATCTTGCCCCTAAATCGCTAAATAAATTATTTGTTCATGAAGTTTTGATTCTTAGGCTCCTATAAATAGTCGCCTTAAAAAAAATGCACTAATACTCCGTGAAAAATCAAAAATACCATTCTTTTCATCACTACAAACACCCGCTAACAATGAACTCTTTAAAAGTAAATTTCCTATTCCTGATTCCTTTATTCTTTATGGCATGCGGCGGGAACTCAGATCCAAATCAGCTTTTTGAAATTCAATTGGATGGAAAAAGATCAGAATTCCAACAAAACGAATTGATTAATATCTCTATAATCAACAAAAAGGAAGTGAAAATTGACCAGGTCACCTACCACATAAACAACACCGAAATTAAACCTGTTGACAGTAAGATTAAACTTAATCTACCACAACTTGGAGCAAAAACTATATCTGCCAATATTAGTTTTAATGGTAGTACGGTGGAAATAAGTAAAAATATAAAACTATTGGCCGAAAAAGCCCCAGAAATATACACCTATGAAATAGTCAATGAATTTCCGCACGACCAAACTGCCTACACACAAGGCCTTGAATTTTATAAGGACACTCTTTACGAAAGCACGGGAAAAAAAGGACAGTCTTCTTTACGAAAGGTAGATTATAAAACTGGCCAAGTATTGCAAAAAATAGCGTTGGAAGACCATTATTTTGGGGAAGGAATCACCATTCTAAACGATAAAATCTATCAACTAACTTGGCAAAGTGGGGTGGGTTTTATATACGATCTTACCCAATTTAAGAAAATAGATAGTTTTAAATACGATCAGAGCAAGGAAGGCTGGGGCTTGTGCAATGACGGAACCAAAATCTTTAAAAGTGATGGAACCGAGAAAATATGGTTTTTAAATCCTCAAACTATGGCGGAGGAAGGATATTTTGAAACGGTTACCAACACCTCTATTTTTAATAAAGCCAATGAGTTGGAATATGTTGATGGAAAAATTTACGCCAACGTTTACCAAAAGGAAAGCATGATGATTATTGATGCAAAAAGTGGCGCGATAGAAGGCGTTATTAATTTTGGAGGTTTAAAGGATAAGGTCACCCAACATAAAGATCTAGATGTTCTTAACGGTGTCGCCTATCATCCAGAAAGAAAAACATTTTTTGTGACAGGTAAAAATTGGGATAAATTATTCGAGGTTAACATACGTAAAAAATAAAAATGGGAACATTTTCAAAGACCCTTATCGTTGTACAGGACGATCTTGATGATCTGGAACACGTAAACAATGTTAGGTATGTACAATGGATGCAAGATATAGCCAAGGAACATTGGCTAGCCAAAGCACCTGAAGCGCTAATTAAAGAAACGGTATGGGTGGTACTTACCCATCATATTACGTATAAGAGTGCGGCAAAACTAAACGATGAAATAATCTTAAACACCTTTATCGAAAAAAGTAAAGGCCCTATCTGTATCCGTGTCGTAGAAATGTTTAACAAGGAAACCGGTCAATTATTAATCAAAGCTAAAACAGAGTGGTGCCTACTGAAATCGGACACCTTTAAACCTATGCGAATAAGTCCTGAGATTGCAGAAATATTTATTAGCAATCCATAAACCGTCCTATTTTCTACCATTAATTCCTGCTCCCTATTACAAATTACTCATAGAAGTATCGTACGCAACTTTACCATTGGAATCAAAATTGGCCTTTTCAAAAACAATCTACATAACCCCCTAGGTAGATTAGCGCAACTAAAGCGCAATAAACACATTCTACTGATAATTAAACTGTTTATAACGCCAGATCTAATTAAGCATGAATGGGAAAGAAAGTGTTTAATAAACAAAACTTATCTGCTCCACTAAGTATACGGTTTA
Encoded here:
- the fsa gene encoding fructose-6-phosphate aldolase gives rise to the protein MKFFIDTANLAQIKEAQELGVLDGVTTNPSLMAKEGITGRNNILKHYVDICNIVDGDVSAEVISTDLESMIKEGEELAELHEQIVVKIPMIKDGIKAIKYFSDKGIRTNCTLVFSAGQALLAAKAGASYVSPFIGRLDDISTDGLNLISEIRLIYDNYGFKTEILAASIRHTMHIIDCAKIGADVMTGALSSIEGLLKHPLTDSGLAKFLEDYQKGN
- a CDS encoding SDR family oxidoreductase, encoding MEQKVVLVTGGSSGIGKSIGIYLKSKGYKVYGTTRNLTNYSNFKEFDLLELDVRNPDSVKRSVTELIAKEGRVDVLVNNAGIGITGPIEETPHEEILKAFDTNFNGPLHVSKAVLPYMRKQGSGLIINITSIAGYMGLPYRGIYSASKGALELVTEALRMETKDFGIHFTNLAPGDFATNIAAGRYHAPVSEKSPYREPYGNTLKMMDEHVESGKDPMLVARMVFKIINTKNPKVHYKVGEFMQKISLILKKILPDKVYEKLLLNHYKL
- a CDS encoding glutaminyl-peptide cyclotransferase, producing MNSLKVNFLFLIPLFFMACGGNSDPNQLFEIQLDGKRSEFQQNELINISIINKKEVKIDQVTYHINNTEIKPVDSKIKLNLPQLGAKTISANISFNGSTVEISKNIKLLAEKAPEIYTYEIVNEFPHDQTAYTQGLEFYKDTLYESTGKKGQSSLRKVDYKTGQVLQKIALEDHYFGEGITILNDKIYQLTWQSGVGFIYDLTQFKKIDSFKYDQSKEGWGLCNDGTKIFKSDGTEKIWFLNPQTMAEEGYFETVTNTSIFNKANELEYVDGKIYANVYQKESMMIIDAKSGAIEGVINFGGLKDKVTQHKDLDVLNGVAYHPERKTFFVTGKNWDKLFEVNIRKK
- a CDS encoding thioesterase family protein, with product MGTFSKTLIVVQDDLDDLEHVNNVRYVQWMQDIAKEHWLAKAPEALIKETVWVVLTHHITYKSAAKLNDEIILNTFIEKSKGPICIRVVEMFNKETGQLLIKAKTEWCLLKSDTFKPMRISPEIAEIFISNP